A window of the Bdellovibrio sp. ZAP7 genome harbors these coding sequences:
- a CDS encoding DUF3419 family protein: MKLLETYLFRNEDMMASEYFSDLNYTLSNEDTRIEFDLLPENCDRVFSIAGSGARCMPLIAKNPAVLDVIDMSVSQNYLCELRFQSMKSLTYEEYLFFMGYRGALQSGSDTGDDRVAMFNKLNLSEAAKKYWEERKNGWAPHGFILLGRWESHFQKLGYLFREVLKCDFSKVFAAQSLSEQIELYEKHWPKIRWNTFIKVAASEFVFNKYLYKGHFSGSDGHKTESRPPSQFIVEEFDRIFRTQLVRKNYFMQILFLGSIRHEEGLPLEAHHHIFEAVKKSNTKVNYLLGNLLEYLPKQKYSFISLSDTISYLSDQDANQVLQKLNKENTSGTCMVIRSFMRAAKEMDLTGWQELKDKNAWAAKTDGTGVYQFHIYKKS; the protein is encoded by the coding sequence TTGAAGTTACTGGAAACTTACCTTTTTAGAAACGAGGACATGATGGCGAGCGAATATTTTTCAGATTTAAATTACACTCTGTCCAACGAAGACACTCGTATCGAGTTTGATCTTCTTCCAGAAAACTGTGACCGCGTATTTAGTATTGCGGGCTCCGGCGCACGTTGCATGCCTTTGATTGCCAAAAATCCTGCGGTTCTGGATGTAATCGATATGTCGGTAAGCCAAAATTATCTTTGCGAATTACGCTTCCAAAGTATGAAGTCTCTGACTTATGAAGAATACTTGTTCTTTATGGGTTACCGGGGTGCTTTGCAATCCGGCAGCGACACTGGCGACGATCGTGTTGCTATGTTCAATAAATTGAACCTCTCGGAAGCAGCCAAAAAATATTGGGAAGAACGCAAAAATGGTTGGGCTCCCCATGGCTTTATCCTTTTGGGCCGCTGGGAATCTCACTTCCAAAAATTGGGTTACTTGTTCCGCGAAGTTCTTAAGTGTGATTTCTCAAAAGTTTTTGCAGCGCAAAGCTTGTCTGAACAAATTGAGCTGTATGAAAAACACTGGCCAAAAATTCGTTGGAACACTTTCATCAAGGTCGCGGCAAGTGAGTTTGTGTTTAACAAATACCTTTATAAAGGTCACTTCAGCGGTAGCGATGGACACAAAACAGAGTCTCGCCCACCAAGCCAGTTCATCGTTGAAGAGTTTGACCGTATCTTTCGCACACAATTAGTTCGCAAGAACTACTTCATGCAGATTCTATTCTTAGGCAGCATCCGTCACGAAGAAGGTCTTCCACTGGAAGCACACCACCATATCTTTGAAGCGGTAAAGAAATCGAATACAAAAGTGAACTACCTGTTGGGTAACTTGCTCGAGTATTTGCCAAAGCAAAAATACAGCTTCATTTCTCTGTCTGACACGATCTCTTACTTAAGTGACCAGGATGCGAATCAGGTTTTGCAAAAACTGAACAAAGAAAATACTTCAGGAACTTGCATGGTGATCCGTTCTTTCATGCGTGCTGCAAAAGAAATGGATTTGACGGGTTGGCAGGAGCTTAAAGACAAAAACGCCTGGGCCGCTAAAACTGACGGCACAGGCGTTTATCAATTCCACATTTATAAGAAATCCTAA
- a CDS encoding UbiA family prenyltransferase has translation MRNWLILIKERFSPFQYIPMIVAFTVANGLYLAKIESHDWSWSRFAMAFVLMLSFFFRMRLFDEIKDYEVDLKINPTRPLARGILSVTQVKHALMILILLELVVVSQLGLPSFLVHVLGIGYSLLMYEEFFIGDILRPHLTTYAVSHTFVSVLLGISAAVGISGATDLSILCKHAAFFLVNWCFFNLFEFARKTFAPEEEKENVPSYSNIFGTKGAYLLSISQVVLGLALLRYQFGEFLMWPCLLAAVYLVATIAYLFKPKAVNAKLFRGVTGAYLLGHFIVMSIVLGA, from the coding sequence TTGCGTAACTGGCTGATTCTTATTAAAGAACGCTTTAGTCCGTTCCAATATATTCCTATGATTGTCGCCTTTACGGTGGCGAATGGTTTGTATTTGGCGAAAATAGAAAGCCATGATTGGAGCTGGAGCCGTTTTGCGATGGCTTTTGTTTTGATGTTGTCGTTCTTTTTCAGGATGCGTCTGTTTGATGAGATTAAAGACTATGAAGTTGATTTAAAAATCAACCCAACACGTCCCTTGGCTCGCGGTATCTTATCCGTTACGCAGGTGAAGCACGCATTAATGATTTTGATCCTGCTTGAGTTAGTGGTTGTATCGCAATTGGGTTTGCCAAGTTTTTTGGTACATGTTCTGGGAATTGGTTATAGCCTTCTCATGTACGAAGAGTTTTTTATCGGAGATATTCTTCGCCCTCACCTGACGACGTACGCTGTCTCTCATACATTCGTTAGTGTGCTGTTGGGGATTTCTGCAGCGGTGGGAATTTCTGGAGCTACAGATCTATCGATTTTGTGTAAACACGCCGCTTTCTTTTTAGTGAACTGGTGTTTCTTTAACCTGTTCGAATTTGCCAGAAAGACCTTTGCTCCTGAGGAAGAAAAAGAAAACGTTCCAAGCTATTCAAATATCTTTGGAACTAAAGGCGCTTATCTTTTGTCGATCAGTCAGGTCGTGTTGGGCTTGGCACTGCTAAGATATCAATTCGGTGAATTCTTGATGTGGCCTTGTCTGCTGGCGGCTGTTTATTTGGTCGCAACTATTGCCTATTTATTTAAGCCGAAAGCGGTAAACGCAAAACTTTTCCGCGGTGTTACGGGTGCCTATTTGCTGGGTCACTTCATCGTTATGTCTATTGTGCTAGGAGCGTAA
- a CDS encoding formyltransferase family protein yields the protein MKTFLVSSTVTFVPGNYEGFINHLAKSDRVHGLILVENRDWKIAAKALLLIISFAAPRMGMHLLKNYFGKSNARKKAMFEKHGKAFRIVSDINSVETLNFIQEENVELIVNARTRSFFKKNLLKTPRYGCINIHHGLLPEQRGLMCDFWAHMEKTKFGFSIHQMTSKLDDGPILHVGEVKTSPSNYMTSIFEGSLIESQAIEKLLKDLEKNKASENIFSGLENIKTEKTKYRSNPGLMDFYKLQWRGTKI from the coding sequence ATGAAAACATTCCTTGTGAGCTCTACCGTCACTTTTGTCCCTGGCAACTACGAGGGATTTATCAATCATCTTGCAAAAAGTGATCGTGTGCATGGCCTGATCTTAGTTGAAAATCGTGATTGGAAAATTGCAGCAAAAGCCTTGCTGCTAATTATCTCCTTCGCGGCGCCTCGCATGGGGATGCATCTTTTGAAAAATTACTTCGGTAAATCAAACGCACGCAAAAAAGCGATGTTTGAAAAACACGGAAAAGCATTTCGAATTGTTTCAGATATTAATTCCGTTGAGACATTGAACTTCATCCAAGAAGAAAACGTTGAACTCATAGTTAACGCTCGCACGCGTTCTTTCTTCAAAAAAAATCTTTTGAAAACTCCACGCTATGGTTGCATCAACATTCATCACGGCCTTCTTCCCGAGCAACGCGGCCTTATGTGCGACTTCTGGGCACATATGGAAAAAACTAAGTTTGGATTTTCGATTCATCAGATGACTTCCAAATTGGACGATGGACCTATTCTTCATGTGGGCGAGGTCAAGACCTCTCCTTCAAACTATATGACATCTATATTCGAAGGGTCTTTAATAGAATCTCAAGCGATCGAAAAGTTACTTAAAGATCTCGAGAAGAATAAAGCTTCAGAGAATATTTTTTCAGGCTTGGAAAATATCAAAACTGAGAAAACAAAATATCGCAGCAATCCCGGCTTGATGGACTTTTACAAACTTCAGTGGAGAGGTACTAAAATATGA
- a CDS encoding outer membrane lipoprotein-sorting protein: MKILKAKLIIFGLVFSALAAKAASPDQMIQAADKIRNPSDSYEMQIQVETSEGTSVFDVSLKGQDKTMIITKEPARDKGRNMLMLDRDFHAYIPNLKRSMRLSLAQKLSGQVANGDISRTRWAGDYTVTKESENANEVQLLLKGSKENLTYAWIRLWLKKSNAQPLRADYLGLDGKTILKRASFEDYKNIAGAVRPTTIKIQDVNKQVSYIRIKSMKPKTFDDSFFTTRNMESMK, from the coding sequence ATGAAAATCCTAAAGGCTAAACTAATTATCTTCGGTCTGGTTTTTTCAGCGTTAGCAGCGAAGGCCGCATCTCCCGACCAAATGATTCAAGCCGCAGACAAAATTCGTAATCCTTCAGATTCCTACGAAATGCAAATCCAAGTGGAAACTTCAGAGGGCACTTCCGTTTTTGACGTTTCTCTTAAAGGCCAAGATAAAACAATGATCATCACGAAAGAACCGGCTCGCGATAAAGGCCGCAACATGCTGATGCTTGACCGTGATTTTCATGCCTACATTCCTAACTTAAAAAGATCGATGCGCTTATCCTTGGCGCAAAAACTTTCTGGCCAGGTTGCAAACGGTGATATCTCCAGAACCAGATGGGCTGGTGACTACACTGTTACCAAAGAATCTGAGAATGCTAACGAAGTACAATTGTTACTTAAAGGATCCAAAGAAAACCTAACTTATGCATGGATTCGTCTGTGGTTGAAAAAATCAAATGCGCAGCCACTCCGTGCTGATTACTTGGGTCTTGATGGGAAAACGATCTTGAAGCGTGCTTCTTTTGAAGATTATAAAAATATCGCAGGCGCGGTTCGTCCAACGACTATTAAAATTCAAGACGTGAACAAACAGGTTAGCTACATCCGCATCAAAAGCATGAAACCTAAAACTTTCGATGACAGCTTCTTCACGACCCGCAATATGGAAAGCATGAAGTGA
- a CDS encoding phosphoenolpyruvate synthase, whose amino-acid sequence MLVTKKSTLLFAKNEAGGKGYNLYLMSQAGVPVPEWVVFGKKYFNEFLDAKNVRAAVSAKVDQVMAGTLSPAQAEKDILAIFESTAATEYLSQSVDQALTMLNQSTVFSVRSSAADEDSVSHSFAGQLSSFLYVSGKQDILDFIKKCWASAFSERALVYRQENGIDLKKISVSVVLQRMLDPDKSGVMFTCDPVAKNLTNFVISSVYGVGEGLVSGALDADSYWLNSATGALDKKEIVEKSEQMKKSSSGHCQLLPVEESKKNASSLTDSELNDLYKWGMKIQNSYYRPQDIEWAIQDGKLYILQTRPVTNLESDLVGYPNLWDNSNIIESYGGLTSPLSFSFALRNYKAVYVQFCEVLGVPSEIIKDMDNYLSYMLGSINGRVYYNLFNWYKLVGVLPGFKQNREFMETMMGVSESLTDEIANRIKPHPSWDTPAGKLRQMVTGFNFIKYHFTIQTVVDDFLKTFHRDYDRYRAMPLKRMRGDQLIQIYAELERNMLGRWKAPIINDFLCMVHFGLLKKLTNKWLSGLDSTIQNDLLAGEGGLESAEPTKALLRLASIAAKNPGLKTLIETTDPKDGLEALNQSNYENFYHLVLDYLDKYGFRCMSEMKLEEIDLLTDPSYLFVCLKNYLKAGKVEVHDDAHEKSLRAQAEEKVAGHLSGFRRSMYFWVLKHARKAVKNRENTRFARTRIYGIARTIFQAIGEDLASLSALENPRDIFWLTIEEVFGIYNGTLPAYNLNNFVQLRKKEYDGFTEDTDPRIMTRGAAYWNNTFVKPVEEAPIDPNATYDLKGLPCCPGILEGVVKVILNPGDNLDLNGEILVTARTDPGWVPLYPAISGLLVERGSLLSHSAIVAREMGIPAVVSIPGLTKTLKTGMRIRMDGKAGTVEILSE is encoded by the coding sequence ATGTTGGTCACAAAAAAATCCACATTGTTATTTGCAAAGAATGAAGCCGGCGGAAAAGGGTATAACCTTTATTTGATGTCTCAAGCCGGGGTGCCAGTTCCTGAGTGGGTGGTATTCGGTAAAAAGTATTTTAATGAATTCCTGGATGCAAAGAATGTCCGTGCGGCTGTCTCTGCGAAAGTGGATCAGGTGATGGCGGGTACTTTGTCTCCGGCTCAGGCCGAGAAAGACATTCTGGCAATCTTTGAATCCACGGCGGCGACTGAATACTTAAGTCAATCTGTGGACCAAGCGCTGACGATGTTAAATCAAAGCACGGTCTTTTCTGTGCGCTCATCGGCGGCAGACGAAGACAGCGTGTCTCATTCATTTGCGGGTCAGTTAAGCAGCTTCCTTTATGTGAGTGGTAAGCAGGACATTTTAGATTTTATTAAAAAGTGCTGGGCGTCGGCTTTCAGCGAGCGTGCTTTGGTTTATCGTCAGGAAAACGGGATTGATCTTAAAAAGATCTCTGTATCCGTCGTCCTTCAGCGCATGCTTGATCCAGATAAATCAGGGGTGATGTTCACTTGTGATCCCGTTGCTAAAAATCTTACGAACTTTGTGATCTCCTCGGTCTATGGTGTCGGCGAAGGCCTGGTTTCAGGTGCATTGGATGCGGATTCTTATTGGTTAAATTCCGCGACGGGTGCTTTGGATAAAAAAGAGATCGTGGAAAAGTCAGAGCAGATGAAAAAGTCTTCTTCTGGCCACTGTCAGTTATTACCAGTTGAGGAATCTAAAAAGAATGCGTCGTCATTGACGGATTCAGAATTGAATGACCTTTATAAATGGGGCATGAAAATTCAAAATAGCTATTACCGTCCTCAGGATATCGAGTGGGCTATTCAAGACGGAAAGCTTTATATTCTACAAACCCGTCCTGTGACGAATCTGGAATCTGATTTAGTCGGCTACCCAAATCTGTGGGATAACTCCAACATCATTGAATCGTATGGTGGTTTGACGTCGCCATTGAGCTTTAGCTTTGCTTTGCGCAACTATAAAGCCGTATATGTGCAGTTCTGCGAAGTTCTGGGTGTCCCTTCCGAAATCATTAAGGATATGGATAACTATTTGTCGTACATGTTGGGTTCGATCAACGGCCGCGTGTATTACAACCTGTTCAACTGGTACAAACTGGTCGGTGTTCTTCCAGGGTTTAAGCAAAACCGCGAGTTTATGGAAACGATGATGGGTGTTTCTGAGTCATTGACGGATGAAATCGCAAATCGCATTAAGCCGCACCCGTCTTGGGATACTCCAGCTGGGAAACTTCGTCAGATGGTGACGGGTTTCAATTTTATTAAGTATCACTTTACGATTCAGACTGTGGTGGATGATTTCCTAAAAACCTTCCATCGCGATTATGACAGGTACCGTGCAATGCCTCTTAAGAGAATGCGTGGCGACCAGTTGATTCAGATCTACGCAGAGCTTGAAAGAAACATGCTGGGTCGTTGGAAAGCACCGATCATTAATGACTTCCTGTGCATGGTGCATTTTGGTTTGCTGAAAAAGCTTACGAATAAATGGCTTTCTGGTTTGGATTCGACAATTCAAAACGACCTGCTTGCGGGCGAAGGCGGTCTTGAGAGTGCAGAGCCGACGAAAGCATTACTTCGTTTGGCAAGCATTGCCGCTAAAAATCCTGGTTTAAAGACATTGATTGAAACGACAGATCCAAAAGATGGTCTGGAAGCTTTGAATCAGTCTAACTATGAAAACTTCTATCATCTGGTATTGGACTACTTGGATAAATACGGTTTCCGCTGTATGAGCGAAATGAAGCTTGAAGAAATCGACCTTTTGACGGATCCAAGCTACTTATTCGTTTGTTTAAAGAACTATCTAAAAGCTGGTAAAGTTGAAGTCCACGACGATGCCCATGAAAAATCATTGCGTGCTCAGGCCGAAGAAAAAGTTGCGGGTCATCTTTCTGGATTCCGTCGCAGCATGTACTTCTGGGTGTTAAAACACGCTCGTAAGGCTGTGAAAAACCGCGAGAACACGCGTTTTGCAAGAACTCGCATCTATGGTATTGCACGCACGATCTTTCAAGCTATCGGCGAAGATCTTGCCAGTTTGAGTGCTTTGGAAAATCCACGTGATATTTTCTGGCTGACGATCGAGGAAGTATTCGGAATCTACAATGGCACTTTGCCAGCGTACAATTTGAATAACTTCGTTCAGCTCCGTAAAAAAGAGTACGATGGCTTCACTGAAGATACGGATCCACGTATTATGACTCGTGGTGCGGCTTATTGGAATAATACGTTCGTAAAACCGGTGGAAGAAGCTCCAATTGATCCAAATGCAACTTACGATCTAAAAGGTCTTCCATGCTGCCCAGGTATTTTAGAGGGCGTGGTGAAAGTTATCCTTAATCCAGGTGATAACTTGGATTTGAATGGCGAGATTTTGGTGACGGCGAGAACAGATCCAGGATGGGTTCCATTGTATCCTGCGATTTCAGGTTTGCTGGTTGAGCGTGGAAGTTTGCTATCGCACTCAGCGATCGTAGCCCGAGAGATGGGTATTCCTGCGGTGGTCAGTATTCCGGGTCTGACGAAGACTTTGAAAACCGGCATGCGCATCCGTATGGATGGCAAAGCCGGTACAGTGGAAATCCTCAGCGAATAG
- a CDS encoding ABC transporter ATP-binding protein, translating into MSALYRLQNLDYSYEWNKQKVPVLKTLNISFDEACFCCIVGPSGSGKTTLLNLLGLLDSPTNGQIIFGGQDVGNLPEREKENIRLHQVGFVFQSFYLIPTLTILENTSYFLPSLGYSQADAKKTALETLDLLGIANHAHKKPLELSGGQRQRAAIARAIAKKPSVVLADEPTANLDSETSEKIIGAFKELQKSQRTSFIFSTHDAHLVKYAETIHHIKDGQISTGA; encoded by the coding sequence GTGAGTGCGCTATACAGACTTCAAAACCTAGATTACTCCTATGAGTGGAATAAACAAAAAGTGCCCGTTTTGAAGACTTTGAATATCTCTTTTGATGAGGCCTGTTTTTGTTGCATCGTCGGTCCCAGTGGATCCGGTAAAACCACGCTATTAAATCTTCTTGGATTATTGGATTCCCCGACAAATGGCCAAATCATTTTTGGGGGTCAAGATGTGGGCAACCTTCCAGAGCGTGAAAAGGAAAATATCCGTCTTCATCAAGTGGGATTTGTTTTTCAAAGCTTCTACTTAATTCCGACTCTGACGATTTTGGAAAATACGTCTTATTTCTTACCATCTTTGGGTTATTCCCAGGCAGATGCAAAAAAGACGGCACTAGAAACTTTGGATTTACTGGGAATTGCGAATCACGCGCACAAAAAACCGTTGGAGTTATCTGGTGGTCAACGTCAAAGGGCAGCGATTGCCCGTGCGATTGCTAAAAAACCATCCGTGGTTCTGGCGGACGAGCCGACCGCGAACTTGGATTCTGAAACGTCTGAAAAAATCATTGGTGCCTTCAAGGAACTTCAGAAATCTCAACGCACTAGTTTTATTTTCTCCACGCACGACGCTCATCTAGTTAAGTATGCAGAGACGATCCATCACATCAAAGACGGCCAAATTTCTACAGGAGCATAA
- a CDS encoding alpha/beta fold hydrolase — MKIIFALHGNPGAPQDWSLLQNQNVKIKAVDAYSDDWIREIQQSPEKVILLGHSWGAYRILKALPKVAAHVERVVLLAPYVNIERPLSGVAQALLKTPWLGEKLIQGNHKKSKDVFLNDLIYPFKVEGLPYYKEIENRMQHWQMWQKTAFVKMQMQANPLSKADVRQTPITVIYGNDDKISSADSQNKILKQYPNITIKYLENAGHGMLWSHPEMISKELLMTSTKIGYHAGESEQNNVISYMEKHLREFPDRVALRWARRESLMQWNGDPKTPFQHDEINYKDFSTRISSFAQGLIDIGIQKGDRVIIFLPMSLDMYTAMFAVQKIGAIAVFLDSWARSHHLGASAECVGPKAMISFKMAFDLVDQVPEFNSMPIRILYGPGEKFTHKFETLLKAPISPVCAVESEFSALITFTTGSTGKPKGANRTHRFLSAQHHALSHVIPYTEQDRDMPAFPIFSLNNLASGVTTILPALDLSAPSERDSAILACQIINENINCTTLSPSMLVGLAKFCKEKSIILNKLRRVVTGGAPISKDDVKAFYEIAPQTELWILYGSTEAEPMAHIEGRDMLKETKQTDPEIIEEGVNVGHISEDVDFKFVIRKDGPIELKNGSWTGVEVSKGEVGEFICTGDHVCREYYNNEAAFKTTKIMDAENRVWHRTGDLAYIDQDKNLWIVGRVNNAIQRAGKYFFPVTAEVLLKRMPFAYRCAFLGMADEKLGEATYAAIELKAEIDKATFDFEGARKEIQRVFGKNGIPLDKILFVDKVPMDPRHHSKVEYKVLRDQLSQPGVVIA, encoded by the coding sequence ATGAAAATCATCTTTGCTCTTCATGGCAATCCTGGCGCTCCTCAAGATTGGTCCTTGCTACAAAATCAGAATGTGAAAATTAAGGCTGTTGATGCTTATTCAGACGATTGGATTAGGGAAATTCAACAAAGCCCCGAGAAAGTGATTTTGTTGGGCCACTCCTGGGGTGCTTATCGTATTTTGAAAGCATTGCCGAAGGTTGCTGCGCACGTTGAAAGAGTCGTTTTGCTTGCTCCTTACGTGAATATCGAAAGACCCCTTTCTGGAGTCGCACAAGCTCTTTTAAAAACACCATGGCTCGGAGAGAAACTGATTCAGGGTAATCATAAGAAAAGCAAAGACGTCTTTTTGAATGATTTGATTTATCCTTTTAAAGTTGAAGGCCTGCCCTACTATAAAGAAATCGAAAACCGCATGCAGCATTGGCAAATGTGGCAGAAAACGGCCTTCGTAAAAATGCAAATGCAAGCAAACCCTTTGAGTAAAGCTGATGTCAGGCAGACACCAATCACGGTGATCTATGGTAATGACGATAAAATCAGCAGTGCCGATTCTCAGAATAAAATCTTAAAACAATATCCAAACATCACGATTAAATATCTAGAAAATGCAGGTCACGGCATGCTGTGGTCTCATCCGGAAATGATCTCGAAGGAGCTTTTAATGACGTCCACAAAAATCGGATATCACGCTGGCGAAAGCGAACAAAACAACGTTATCAGCTATATGGAGAAACATTTGCGTGAATTTCCTGATCGTGTGGCTTTGCGATGGGCTCGTCGTGAATCATTGATGCAATGGAATGGCGATCCGAAAACTCCGTTCCAGCATGATGAAATTAACTATAAAGACTTTTCCACACGTATTTCCTCATTCGCTCAAGGTCTGATTGATATCGGTATCCAAAAAGGCGACAGAGTTATTATCTTTTTGCCAATGAGTCTGGATATGTACACGGCGATGTTCGCCGTTCAAAAAATCGGTGCAATTGCCGTTTTCCTGGATTCCTGGGCGCGCTCTCATCACTTGGGGGCTTCTGCTGAATGTGTGGGCCCTAAAGCCATGATCAGCTTTAAAATGGCGTTTGATTTGGTAGATCAAGTTCCTGAATTTAACTCGATGCCAATCCGTATTCTTTATGGTCCTGGCGAGAAATTCACTCATAAGTTTGAAACTTTATTGAAGGCCCCGATTTCTCCAGTGTGTGCGGTTGAATCTGAATTCTCGGCACTTATTACTTTCACGACGGGTTCGACTGGTAAACCTAAGGGTGCCAACCGTACTCACCGTTTCTTGTCAGCGCAACACCACGCCTTGTCGCATGTTATTCCGTATACTGAGCAAGATCGCGATATGCCAGCTTTCCCTATTTTCAGTTTGAATAACCTGGCTTCAGGTGTAACTACGATTTTGCCAGCGTTGGACTTATCGGCTCCTTCAGAGCGTGATTCCGCGATCCTGGCTTGTCAGATCATTAATGAAAATATTAATTGCACAACGCTTTCGCCTTCTATGTTGGTTGGGCTTGCAAAGTTCTGTAAAGAAAAAAGCATTATCCTAAATAAGCTTCGTCGCGTGGTTACGGGTGGGGCTCCGATTTCAAAAGACGACGTTAAAGCGTTCTATGAAATTGCACCTCAGACGGAACTTTGGATTTTGTATGGTTCTACTGAAGCAGAACCAATGGCCCATATTGAAGGCCGTGACATGTTGAAAGAAACAAAACAAACAGATCCAGAGATTATCGAAGAGGGCGTGAACGTCGGTCATATCAGTGAAGACGTTGATTTTAAATTCGTGATTAGAAAAGACGGTCCAATTGAACTGAAGAATGGCTCATGGACGGGAGTTGAGGTTTCTAAGGGTGAAGTCGGCGAGTTCATCTGTACCGGGGATCATGTGTGCCGCGAGTACTACAATAATGAAGCAGCCTTTAAGACGACTAAAATCATGGATGCTGAAAATCGCGTATGGCACCGCACGGGTGACCTTGCTTATATCGACCAAGATAAAAACTTGTGGATCGTGGGTCGCGTGAATAATGCGATTCAAAGAGCTGGTAAGTACTTCTTCCCGGTGACGGCTGAAGTATTGTTAAAACGCATGCCTTTTGCGTATCGTTGTGCATTTCTGGGTATGGCTGATGAAAAGCTGGGTGAAGCGACTTATGCGGCGATTGAGCTAAAGGCCGAAATCGACAAAGCAACATTTGATTTCGAAGGGGCTCGCAAAGAAATCCAACGCGTCTTTGGGAAAAATGGAATTCCTTTGGACAAAATTCTTTTTGTCGACAAAGTACCGATGGATCCACGCCATCACTCTAAAGTTGAGTATAAAGTACTGCGTGACCAACTTTCTCAACCTGGAGTTGTGATTGCGTAA
- a CDS encoding chemotaxis protein CheX, whose protein sequence is MKTRKTILIVDNNSGLENLVREPLSDRFRDSTVAPILVRAKDGAEAAIKTENQKFDVVLIDTEVPRLMDGGFVYGLHSYKNTQDANLIVVTQKDSSELPDTLQSCVLLKKPINPDELVNAMVKCLNQGAPSAAPASASAAPQAKYAVDVRVINAVIKATMNVFAQFGVQNITMGKPETKSPHDALKGEISSVVEIKSQSYQGYLAISFDKASYLEVVSTMLMEEQTELNSENQDAVGEINNIIFGNAKSEITNFGVQLTVPKVLIGADSMIECKQGSAGMLIPFSTTKGHFYLKVIAVPVSK, encoded by the coding sequence ATGAAGACAAGAAAAACCATCCTCATTGTTGATAACAATTCAGGCCTAGAAAATCTAGTGCGTGAACCGTTGAGCGATCGTTTCCGTGATTCAACTGTTGCGCCCATTTTAGTTCGCGCAAAAGATGGTGCCGAAGCCGCTATTAAAACTGAAAATCAAAAATTTGATGTTGTCTTGATCGACACCGAAGTCCCACGCCTGATGGACGGTGGTTTTGTCTATGGACTTCACTCGTACAAAAATACCCAAGACGCAAATCTTATCGTCGTTACGCAAAAAGATAGCTCGGAACTCCCAGACACTTTACAAAGCTGTGTCTTACTGAAAAAACCGATCAATCCGGATGAACTTGTAAATGCGATGGTAAAATGCCTAAACCAAGGCGCTCCTTCCGCCGCACCAGCGTCGGCTTCTGCAGCTCCGCAAGCAAAATATGCTGTCGACGTTCGCGTGATCAATGCTGTGATTAAAGCGACTATGAATGTCTTTGCTCAATTTGGTGTTCAGAATATCACGATGGGGAAGCCAGAAACGAAATCTCCCCATGACGCACTTAAGGGTGAAATTTCATCCGTGGTAGAAATCAAGTCTCAGTCTTACCAAGGATATCTTGCCATCTCTTTTGATAAAGCGAGTTACCTGGAAGTCGTTTCAACAATGCTGATGGAAGAGCAAACAGAACTGAACTCCGAAAATCAGGATGCCGTCGGTGAGATCAACAATATCATTTTTGGTAATGCTAAATCTGAAATTACAAACTTTGGTGTTCAATTAACTGTACCAAAAGTTTTGATCGGCGCCGATAGCATGATTGAATGCAAACAGGGATCTGCTGGTATGCTGATCCCATTCTCTACGACTAAAGGTCATTTCTATTTGAAGGTGATCGCGGTTCCTGTCAGTAAGTAA